In Deltaproteobacteria bacterium, one genomic interval encodes:
- a CDS encoding universal stress protein — translation MNIEKVLFVTKFEDLWFDALESLMDLRKASMNHVVFLNVIQRDKVAMRRGKGYEKKEEIRLREMANIRFINWAENLFEQGIEVGAYIVVGGLVQKVIMAIENEGIDLVVIGNLKKGRFEQFYAPSDIIEIIRRSDTPVLVYKYKASPEAGAEKPFERPLLATSFSQTSNQAVEYLKKLGKVVEKVNVINVAEPKLLKEPSAMAIQRTRKESRKKLEEICDVLISHGIDAAPSVYVGSPVQEIENAAREFNATMIIAGTSSKDSWRERFVGSTPRKLAENSAFPTLLVPPGK, via the coding sequence ATGAATATTGAAAAAGTCCTGTTCGTTACAAAATTCGAAGATCTGTGGTTCGATGCACTGGAATCGTTGATGGACCTGCGAAAGGCCTCCATGAACCATGTCGTTTTTCTCAACGTCATTCAGCGCGATAAAGTGGCCATGCGCCGCGGCAAGGGCTACGAGAAAAAGGAAGAGATCCGCTTGAGGGAAATGGCCAATATCCGCTTCATCAACTGGGCGGAAAACCTTTTCGAACAGGGAATAGAGGTCGGTGCCTACATCGTTGTGGGCGGGCTGGTGCAGAAGGTGATCATGGCCATCGAAAACGAAGGCATCGATCTCGTGGTTATCGGCAATCTGAAAAAGGGGAGATTTGAACAGTTTTACGCGCCTTCAGACATCATTGAAATCATCAGAAGGTCCGACACACCGGTACTCGTGTACAAATACAAAGCAAGCCCGGAGGCCGGCGCCGAGAAGCCCTTCGAAAGGCCGCTTTTAGCCACCTCTTTTTCCCAAACGTCCAACCAAGCCGTCGAATACCTTAAAAAATTGGGCAAGGTTGTTGAAAAAGTCAACGTTATCAATGTGGCCGAACCAAAGCTGCTCAAGGAGCCGTCGGCCATGGCCATTCAACGAACGCGTAAGGAGAGCCGCAAGAAACTCGAGGAGATCTGTGACGTGCTGATCTCTCATGGAATCGATGCCGCGCCCAGTGTGTACGTTGGGAGCCCGGTTCAAGAGATTGAAAATGCAGCCAGGGAATTCAACGCAACCATGATCATAGCGGGGACTTCCTCCAAAGACTCCTGGAGGGAACGGTTTGTCGGCAGCACCCCCCGGAAGCTGGCTGAAAACTCGGCCTTTCCGACCCTGCTGGTTCCGCCGGGCAAGTGA
- a CDS encoding response regulator has protein sequence MSQKKVLVVDDDPDVRLFNTTVVEENGFIPIEAANGEEGLKRLKEEKPDLVILDVLMPRQSGIRFYRELKTDAAFKDINVIILSGIAQKTFLRSQKALTEFGGDVVPEPEVYLEKPVEPEVLTAAIKKFLD, from the coding sequence ATGAGCCAGAAAAAAGTGCTTGTCGTCGACGACGACCCCGATGTGAGACTGTTCAACACCACCGTTGTGGAAGAAAACGGCTTTATTCCCATTGAAGCGGCCAATGGTGAGGAAGGACTGAAAAGACTGAAGGAAGAAAAGCCCGACCTGGTCATTCTCGATGTGCTGATGCCCAGGCAAAGTGGCATTCGGTTTTACCGTGAACTCAAAACCGACGCGGCCTTCAAGGATATCAACGTCATTATACTTTCAGGCATCGCCCAGAAAACTTTTTTGCGGTCTCAGAAAGCCCTGACCGAATTCGGCGGAGACGTCGTTCCGGAACCGGAAGTCTACCTGGAAAAACCGGTCGAACCGGAAGTGTTGACAGCCGCCATAAAAAAATTTCTCGATTGA